A portion of the Eulemur rufifrons isolate Redbay chromosome 30, OSU_ERuf_1, whole genome shotgun sequence genome contains these proteins:
- the LOC138378438 gene encoding diphosphoinositol polyphosphate phosphohydrolase 3-beta-like, translating to MKCKPNQTRTYDTEGFKKRAACLCFRSELEDEVLLVSSSRYPDRWIVPGGGMDPEEEPSGAAVREVYEEAGVKGKLGRLLGVFEQNQDRKHRTYVYVLTVTELLEDWEDSVSIGRKRELFKIEDAIKVLQCHKPVHAEYLEKLKLGGSPTNENSVAPTLPDSDP from the coding sequence ATGAAGTGCAAGCCGAACCAGACGCGGACCTACGACACGGAGGGGTTCAAGAAGCGGGCGGCGTGCCTGTGCTTCCGGAGCGAGCTGGAGGACGAGGTGCTGTTAGTGAGTAGCAGCCGGTACCCGGACCGCTGGATCGTGCCGGGCGGGGGCATGGACCCCGAGGAGGAGCCGAGCGGTGCGGCTGTCCGAGAGGTGTACGAAGAGGCGGGAGTCAAGGGGAAGTTAGGCCGGCTCCTGGGCGTCTTCGAGCAGAACCAAGATCGCAAGCACAGAACGTACGTGTATGTACTGACTGTCACTGAGCTGCTGGAGGATTGGGAAGATTCGGTTAGCATTGGGAGGAAGCGAGAGTTGTTCAAAATCGAAGATGCCATCAAGGTTCTCCAGTGCCACAAGCCGGTGCATGCCGAATATCTGGAAAAACTAAAGCTGGGCGGTTCCCCAACCAATGAAAACTCCGTGGCCCCGACCCTGCCAGATAGCGATCCCTAG